TTCTCTTTGATGCCCTGCCTGCTCAGGATACTCCATGCCAGCAGGTTGGGCAGAACATCCTTCAATGCCGTCAGGGTTGAAACAATGAGAAGGAAAACAACCGCTCCGCCAATGAAAGTGAATGCCCACGCTCCTATCCCCAGCTTGTCAAAAACAAGGAGAATCGTGATGACATACGTTCCATACATCACAATGCCTCCGATCGCCTGCTCAATCGGAACTCCCAATCCCGTTACCTGCTTCGCAAGAAAATTTATCTCGATCTCATTCAGGCCGCGCTCGATAAGCCTGCCAAGAAGCCTGCCAAGAGTGAATCCTACAACGAGGATGAGAAAGGCAATGATAATCTCGGTAAAGAATCCTGACAAGGATTCACTAATCATCGATAGAACTGACACAGCCATAGCTTGTAAAATCACTACAATCTTTATAAATATGGTGGTTCTGAGGCTCGATTGCAAGTTCCATCTTAACCCCTCG
The DNA window shown above is from Candidatus Nanoarchaeia archaeon and carries:
- a CDS encoding mechanosensitive ion channel family protein; protein product: MAVSVLSMISESLSGFFTEIIIAFLILVVGFTLGRLLGRLIERGLNEIEINFLAKQVTGLGVPIEQAIGGIVMYGTYVITILLVFDKLGIGAWAFTFIGGAVVFLLIVSTLTALKDVLPNLLAWSILSRQGIKENSRIAAQGIEGKIVHFGLVQTRVETRKGDCYIVPNRLLRGQIIQKL